From one Danio rerio strain Tuebingen ecotype United States chromosome 19, GRCz12tu, whole genome shotgun sequence genomic stretch:
- the LOC103909194 gene encoding uncharacterized protein, translating into MIRQKHAHENMATVMQESLTCQGKSAMLHMGGCGIQLVSRKGRLSRTPALHLLPAHAEESLRLSLSSSSSSSFSSSSSSIQEQGNNISRAPEREKEAENLPPRRPVKLAPLELPLEVREAQRQKIKSAHEGKAAGCRPEGVYPGKAKVCWRDETDNKSPERFPLSTITEPHKPLIPVNQVKIGSDRPVGKEAGPIEGNGTVRSACAPQKICQSEHSNSQSTAPMKDQDAVKRRLRLRRTQRLEEDHSKSSSSSGGLSADESPGKGQCATEKALRDASRVLKKASWKNPPEPGLCGTEVVGEFGRRMAVNDIQEAIL; encoded by the exons ATGATTCGACAAAAACACGCACATGAAAATATGGCGACCGTT ATGCAGGAGAGTTTGACCTGCCAAGGGAAAAGCGCGATGCTCCATATGGGCGGCTGCGGGATTCAGCTGGTGTCCAGAAAAGGCCGCCTCTCACGGACACCTGCCCTCCATCTGTTACCGGCACACGCGGAGGAGTCTTTACGGCTGTCCCTCTCCTCTTCGTCCTCCTCTTCTTtttcctcctcatcctcctctaTTCAGGAACAGGGTAATAACATTAGTCGAGCtccagagagagaaaaagaggctGAAAACCTGCCTCCGCGGCGCCCTGTGAAACTCGCTCCACTAGAGCTCCCCCTGGAGGTCAGAGAGGCTCAGCGGCAGAAAATTAAAAGCGCTCATGAGGGCAAAGCTGCGGGTTGTAGGCCTGAAGGGGTGTATCCGGGAAAGGCGAAAGTTTGTTGGAGGGATGAGACGGATAATAAGTCACCAGAGCGTTTCCCGCTGAGTACCATCACAGAGCCACATAAACCACTCATACCTGTCAATCAAGTAAAGATTGGTTCTGATAGGCCCGTAGGGAAGGAGGCGGGGCCAATAGAAG GTAATGGAACAGTCCGGTCAGCATGTGCTCCCCAGAAAATCTGCCAATCGGAGCACAGCAACAGCCAATCAACCGCTCCGATGAAGGACCAGGACGCAGTAAAGCGGCGTCTGAGACTGAGAAGAACCCAACGGCTCGAGGAGGATCACAGCAAATCCAGCTCATCATCAGGTGGATTATCTGCCGATGAGAGCCCTGGCAAGGGTCAGTGCGCCACCGAAAAAGCCCTCCGAGATGCCAGCCGTGTGCTGAAAAAAGCATCGTGGAAGAACCCACCGGAGCCCGGGCTCTGTGGGACGGAGGTGGTGGGTGAATTCGGGAGACGAATGGCTGTTAATGACATTCAGGAAGCCATACTTTGA